The genomic DNA ATAATTGGCATAAAGTCCACACATATGCAAAAGCAAGGGAGGAACGAAGCTCATGTTGACGGAGTTTAGGAGGATGAAGGGTGCAGGTTGGGCTATTGCAGTTGTATTCTCAATAATACTATTGGCTACTGTAGTGTGCGCTAATACCACCGTTACGCTTTGGTATTGGAATTGGGCTGGAATGGATCGGGCTATGAAACGTATTGTCCCCATGTTCGAAGCCCAAAACCCAGGGATTACCGTGGAAACCGCAGGTTGGGGTAGCCCTGATCAGCTTATAGTTCGGACGCTTAGTGGAACGCCGCCGGATGTTGTTGTTACCCAAGAAGGACATCTAGGCCAATTCGTTTCAGAGGGTATCATATTACCACTGAATTCCCTTATTGATGCCACTCCTGAAGTAAAAGACGGTTTGGTGCCTCAGGCCTGGCGGGGCATTGCGATGAATGAGCAGTACTGGTTCATTCCTGGGATCGAATGGGGGCCAAGGGATGGTTTTGCCTGGAACAAAACGTTCTTTGACGAAGCCGGTCTACCCGGATTTGATCCTGATAAGGCTCCTTCTTGGGATCTTGTAGCTGAGTATAATGCAAAGTTGGCTCAAAGGAATGTCGAAGGAGAGGTTACACGCGTAGGGTATCATCCTGCCGAAGGAAGAAACGGTGATATCTACGTATGGGAGTTTGCATTAGGTGCGTGCTGGTGGGACGCTGCCGAGGAGAGAATTCGGTTGAATACGGCTGCCTTTACTGATGCCTTACAGTACTTATTTGATCGGTTCATTGCGCCCTATAGTACAGAGTTTATAGGGTTACGTTCGTGGTATGTGATCGCGCAAGGAAGAACCGCTATGGCCAACCTGGGATACTACGCACCAGGACAGCTTCGTTCTCGGGCAAGCCAATGGGATTTTAGGTATACATGGCATCCGACCATGAGTGGACAGCGTGCCACTGCGCTTAGCGGTTGGGGCTATGCGATACCTGCGGGAGCGCAGAAAGATGAAGCATGGAAACTCATTACGTTCCTTGTGGATAATCTGGAAGCCCAACAGATTATTTATGAAGAGACGGGTTACTTTCCCGCATCGACGAAGTTCTTCAGCGAGTTTAGGTCCGCCGACCCCGGTATGAACTGGTTTGCAAACGCCGTAAATGATACCGAATGGGCGGTCCCTGAGGATAATAGACCTAGCTGGGGTGTAGGTATAGTTCATAATGCCCTTGGCGATGTTATGAGCCAGGTCTATGGTGGAAAAGCTCCAGCTAAAACGGCCCTTGATTCTATTCAGTCCCAAGTTGATGCGCAAGCTGCACAATATGCCCAGAAATGATTCCTGTGGTTTTTGCTAGAGAATCTGTCCGACAATGATAAGGAATTTGTGAAAAAGGGGTCATATAGCAAAGGTACGTGTATCAGCCTGAACCTTCAGTTGATCCATCTTTGCTGCAGACATAAACAACCTGAAAGGGGAATCATCAATGTTAAGCAAGCGTTGTAAAAGGGTACAGTTCTTGACTTTCGCTGTATGGCTCAGTGTGATTGTTGTTCCCTTGGTGTCCGCACAAGCCAAGCTGCCCGAACCATTACTGGACTATTCCGTAAAGGAGACGTTCGTTGGTTTAACCAGTTTCATTGACGTAACTGAGGATCTAGATAAAGTAGCTGGATTGTCCGAAGCGACTATCGCGGTAAGGTTCAAAACATCGACTATGGGTGTTATGAGCCTCTTTAGCGCTTCAAATGACCAGTTCCCAGATGGCGAAGTATGTTTCCCCATGGCATGGGGTAATCTAATGTGCCACGTCCGTGGGCCGGGGAACGCGGCAGGGGGAAAGGCTCATCCGACCAAGGTTGTATACACTGCCTATCAGAATATCTGCGATGGGAAATGGCATGTGGCGATTTTGGTTCTTGGAAAGGATGGGACTGCCGTATACGTGGATGGAACAAAACTAGCTTCGGGTGATGTGGGTGTGTGCTTCGCCTCAGTGGAAGGCCTTAACACCATGAGTATCGGTAGGAACGTTCACGATGAGGGTGGGGAATGGTACTATGAAGGCGACATTGATTATGTGCAGATTTATGATCAGGTGCTAACGGAAGAGCAAATAGTTGAGCTTAGCAAATAGCTGGGATTAACGGGACTAGAACGAGCGTCTGGAGTATGTTTACATCGGCGGGTATGGGGCTAGATAGGACTTATGGGGCGGCGATGAGCCGCCCTATAAGTAACCTAATACCAGACCTATCGCAGACAGTATTCTATAAAGGTAGGATAACCAAGAGAGGGGAATAGATGGTGCAAAGTGGTTATTTGCATTACGTTGGGCTTTTGGTGCTGATGGTTGTTCTGTGTCCTATAGTTTGGGCGCAAAGCAATGTACCTGAACCGATCCTAGACTATGCTGTAAACAAGAGTTTCGCAGGAAAAACCAGCTTTATCGACATTACTGAGGACATAGACCAGGTGATCGGGATGTCTGAAGCTTCGGTACTGGCTCGGTTTCGGACTTCAGGGTTGGGGGTTTTTACCTTCTTTAGTGCCTCCAACGATCGTTTCCCCGACGGAGAAATGGCATTTACTATGGTCAATGGCCAATTGATGTGCCATGTGCGGGATACAGATGGTAAGGTTAAGCAAGTGTATACAGCCCCGGGAAACTACAGTGATGGTAAATGGCACACGGGGGTGCTTACCCTGGGATCGACAGGAACAGAAGTATATGTTGACGGAAGAAAGATTGCAGAGGGTAATGTGCCGGTATGCTTCAATTCGGTGAAGGATCTTAATTCCATGAGTATAGGTAGAAACGTCGATAATAAGGGTGAACCTGGTGAATGGCATTATGAAGGGGATATTGATCTTGTACAGGTTTACGACAAAGCCCTTTCGGAAGAAGAGATAGTGCGGCTAAGTATGCCCACGATCACAGAAACACACAAGATATCCCTACCTGATGGTGTTGTAAAAACAGAGCCGGCTAAGGTGTTCTACCCGGGGCTTGATGGCTCCAGAGCTTATCGGATACCATCTTTGATTACCACCAAAGACAATACGATCATAGCGGGTATAGACAAAAGGGTTAGCCACTCAGCAGATAGTCCGAATAATATCGATGCGGCCATCAGACGGAGTACCGACAATGGAGAGACGTGGCAGGATATTCAGGTTTTGATTGATTATCCGGGTGAAGGCAGTGATGGTGCTTCTGTAATTGATATGTCCTTACTTCAGGACAATTGTACCGGAACTATCTGGCTTTTGATCTGCCATTTCCCTGGGGGCTATGGGTTTCCTCAGGCGCAACCGGGTGTGGGGTTCGATGCCAATGGATACAAATTGCTCTACGATAGTGCAGGCAATGAGTATACGCTAAGAGAAAATGGCGAAGTGTTCGATAGTGCTAATCGCAAAACGGACATGGTTGTGGATGAAGCTGGAGATGTGCATCGCGCAGATGGAACTAAGTACGGAAACATCTACTTAAAGGGTGCTCCTCTACGAGAAAAGGGTACCGCCTTCTTGCAGATTATTCACAGCGATGATGACGGTTTAACTTGGTCGAAGCCTGTGGATCTCAACACCCAGGTCAAGGAACCATGGATGAGGTTTATCGGGACGGGTCCTGGCCGTGGGATTCAGCTTACTAAAGGAGAGCACAAGGGGAGATTAGTTTTTCCGATATACTTCACCAACACTAGAGGCATGCAGTCCAGCGCGGTTATTTACAGTGATGATCACGGTGCGACTTGGCAGCGGGGGGCCTCACCGAATGATGGTCGGATATGGATCGACAAGAGAACACTTTCTGCAGAGACGCTTAGTAATAGCCTTGCTCAGTTGACGGAGGCCCAGGTGGTAGAATTAGCCAACGGGGACTTGAAGATGTTCATGCGCAATACCAGTGTACCGCGGGTGGCTGTCGCTACTAGCAAAGATGGAGGCCACACGTGGGAAGCCAATGTTGAATTTGATTCGGCCTTGCTCGAACCATACTGTCAGTTGACCGTGATTAGCTATCCAGACCAACAGGACGGTAAAGATCGGTTGATCTTCGCCAATCCTGCTAATGCGAGTGCGCGTATCAACGGTGTGGTGAGGCTTAGTGAAGATGGAGGCAAGACTTGGCCCTATTCCAAGGTCATTACCCCCGATGGTTATGCTTATTCCTGCTTAACCGTCTTGCCCAATGGTGAGATTGGTTTACTCTATGAAGATAACGTTTACAGCGGTGGGTCAGGCTGCACCATCTGGTTTACACGGTTTAATCTTGAATGGTTGAAATACGAATTACCGGTTATTGTAGAAAGACCAGCACAGGTAGTTGATATTACCGCCCGTGGTGGGGTCTTCCGGCCAGGGGATGTTATTGATATCCAGGTGGTCTTTGATAAACCTGTTTTTGTGATTGGAACGCCACAGCTGACGTTAGTAACCGGCGGGGCTGCAAAAACCCAGGTATCCTATACCAAAGGTTCCGGTACCGATACTTTAGTCTTCCAGTATCATGTTCCAGGAGAGAATTACGGACAGCTTGACAACCTCGCTGATATTGATCTAGGTGGCGGTAGCATCACCGAGGCCAATGGTAAGCCAGTTGAGCTAACCCTTAAGGCGGGAGCCCTGGCCCATAAGCAGATTATGGTAGAACACTAAAGGCTTGTGAAATAATGGGGTGGGAAAGACATATTGTGTACTGCTCTATTCCACCCCTTTCGTTCTTCTTCTGTTATGCTGCCAATACAAACGGAAGTACTGAATCGCATGACTTACTCCTGTTATTTTGGTGCTTGGTCATCAAACCGCTCTGCCTCTGTGCTTGATGAGGTAGTAATTCCATGGTAGACTAGACTGAGATTACCCGGATAGCAAATATGTTAACCGCAATGTGGAAAAAGAGGGCTTGCCAGATAAGCCTATAGACCAAATGAGGGGATG from Limnochordia bacterium includes the following:
- a CDS encoding exo-alpha-sialidase translates to MQSGYLHYVGLLVLMVVLCPIVWAQSNVPEPILDYAVNKSFAGKTSFIDITEDIDQVIGMSEASVLARFRTSGLGVFTFFSASNDRFPDGEMAFTMVNGQLMCHVRDTDGKVKQVYTAPGNYSDGKWHTGVLTLGSTGTEVYVDGRKIAEGNVPVCFNSVKDLNSMSIGRNVDNKGEPGEWHYEGDIDLVQVYDKALSEEEIVRLSMPTITETHKISLPDGVVKTEPAKVFYPGLDGSRAYRIPSLITTKDNTIIAGIDKRVSHSADSPNNIDAAIRRSTDNGETWQDIQVLIDYPGEGSDGASVIDMSLLQDNCTGTIWLLICHFPGGYGFPQAQPGVGFDANGYKLLYDSAGNEYTLRENGEVFDSANRKTDMVVDEAGDVHRADGTKYGNIYLKGAPLREKGTAFLQIIHSDDDGLTWSKPVDLNTQVKEPWMRFIGTGPGRGIQLTKGEHKGRLVFPIYFTNTRGMQSSAVIYSDDHGATWQRGASPNDGRIWIDKRTLSAETLSNSLAQLTEAQVVELANGDLKMFMRNTSVPRVAVATSKDGGHTWEANVEFDSALLEPYCQLTVISYPDQQDGKDRLIFANPANASARINGVVRLSEDGGKTWPYSKVITPDGYAYSCLTVLPNGEIGLLYEDNVYSGGSGCTIWFTRFNLEWLKYELPVIVERPAQVVDITARGGVFRPGDVIDIQVVFDKPVFVIGTPQLTLVTGGAAKTQVSYTKGSGTDTLVFQYHVPGENYGQLDNLADIDLGGGSITEANGKPVELTLKAGALAHKQIMVEH
- a CDS encoding extracellular solute-binding protein, encoding MKGAGWAIAVVFSIILLATVVCANTTVTLWYWNWAGMDRAMKRIVPMFEAQNPGITVETAGWGSPDQLIVRTLSGTPPDVVVTQEGHLGQFVSEGIILPLNSLIDATPEVKDGLVPQAWRGIAMNEQYWFIPGIEWGPRDGFAWNKTFFDEAGLPGFDPDKAPSWDLVAEYNAKLAQRNVEGEVTRVGYHPAEGRNGDIYVWEFALGACWWDAAEERIRLNTAAFTDALQYLFDRFIAPYSTEFIGLRSWYVIAQGRTAMANLGYYAPGQLRSRASQWDFRYTWHPTMSGQRATALSGWGYAIPAGAQKDEAWKLITFLVDNLEAQQIIYEETGYFPASTKFFSEFRSADPGMNWFANAVNDTEWAVPEDNRPSWGVGIVHNALGDVMSQVYGGKAPAKTALDSIQSQVDAQAAQYAQK